One genomic region from Equus asinus isolate D_3611 breed Donkey chromosome 8, EquAss-T2T_v2, whole genome shotgun sequence encodes:
- the RXRB gene encoding retinoic acid receptor RXR-beta isoform X1, with product MSWAARPPFLPQRHAAGQCGPVGVRKEMHCGVASRWRRRRPWLDPAAAAAAAGAGEQQTPEPEPGEAGRDGMGDSGRDSRSPDSSSPNPLPQGAPPPSPPGPPLPSSAAPSLGGSGAPPPPPMPPPPLGSPFPVISSSMGSPGLPPPAPPGFSGPVSSPQVRGCDPLTASPLSFPCFPCDPRSLCELPYGPLTFQSSNPGRPMVLVRPLALPEINSTVSLPGGGSGPPEDVKPPVLGVRGLHCPPPPGGPGAGKRLCAICGDRSSGKHYGVYSCEGCKGFFKRTIRKDLTYSCRDNKDCTVDKRQRNRCQYCRYQKCLATGMKREAVQEERQRGKDKDGDGEGAGGAPEEMPVDRILEAELAVEQKSDQGVEGPGGTGGSGSSPNDPVTNICQAADKQLFTLVEWAKRIPHFSSLPLDDQVILLRAGWNELLIASFSHRSIDVRDGILLATGLHVHRNSAHSAGVGAIFDRSLSRVLTELVSKMRDMRMDKTELGCLRAIILFNPDAKGLSNPSEVEVLREKVYASLETYCKQKYPEQQGRFAKLLLRLPALRSIGLKCLEHLFFFKLIGDTPIDTFLMEMLEAPHQLA from the exons ATGTCTTGGGCTGCTCGCCCGCCCTTCCTCCCCCAGCGGCATGCCGCAGGGCAGTGTGGGCCGGTGGGGGTGCGAAAAGAAATGCATTGTGGGGTCGCGTCCCGGTGGCGGCGGCGACGGCCCTGGCTGGATCCCgcggcagcagcggcggcggcgggagccgGAGAACAACAAACCCCGGAGCCGGAGCCGGGGGAGGCTGGACGGGACGGGATGGGCGACAGCGGGCGGG ACTCCCGAAGCCCAGATagttcctccccaaatccccttccCCAGGgggcccctcccccttctcctcctgggcCACCCTTACCCTCCTCAGCAGCCCCATCCCTTGGAGGCtctggggccccacccccacccccgatgCCACCACCCCCACTGGGCTCCCCCTTCCCCGTCATCAGCTCTTCCATGGGGTCCCCTGGTCTGCCCCCTCCAGCTCCCCCAGGATTCTCCGGGCCTGTCAGCAGTCCCCAGGTGAGAGGTTGTGACCCACTTACTGCCtctccactttcatttccttgttttccttGTGACCCCAGATCCTTGTGTGAACTTCCCTATGGCCCACTGACCTTCCAGTCCTCTAATCCTGGCAGGCCTATGGTCCTTGTGAGACCTCTTGCCCTTCCTGAG ATTAACTCAACAGTGTCGCTCCCTGGGGGTGGGTCTGGCCCCCCTGAAGATGTGAAGCCACCAGTCTTAGGGGTCCGGGGCCTGCACTGTCCACCCCCTCCaggtggccctggggctggcaaACGGCTATGTGCAATCTGCGGGGACCGAAGCTCAG GCAAACACTATGGGGTTTACAGCTGTGAGGGCTGCAAAGGCTTCTTCAAGCGCACCATCCGGAAGGACCTGACCTACTCGTGCCGGGACAACAAAGACTGTACGGTGGACAAGCGCCAGCGGAACCGCTGTCAGTACTGCCGCTATCAGAAGTGTCTGGCCACGGGCATGAAGAGGGAGG cgGTACAGGAGGAGCGTCAGCGGGGGAAGGACAaggatggggatggggagggggctggaggagccCCTGAAGAGATGCCCGTGGACAGGATCCTGGAGGCAGAGCTGGCTGTGGAGCAGAAGAGTGACCAGGGCGTTGAGGGTCCTGGGGGAACCGGGGGTAGCGGCAGCAGC CCAAATGACCCTGTGACTAACATCTGTCAGGCAGCTGACAAACAGCTATTCACGCTTGTTGAGTGGGCGAAGAGGATCCCACACTTTTCCTCCTTGCCTCTGGATGACCAGGTCATATTGCTACGGGCAG GCTGGAATGAACTCCTCATTGCCTCCTTTTCCCACCGATCCATTGATGTCCGAGATGGCATCCTCCTCGCCACAGGTCTTCACGTTCACCGCAACTCAGCCCATTCTGCAGGCGTGGGAGCCATCTTTGATCG GTCCCTCTCCAGGGTGCTGACAGAGCTAGTGTCCAAAATGCGTGACATGAGGATGGACAAGACAGAGCTTGGCTGCCTGAGGGCAATCATTCTGTTCAATCCAG ATGCCAAGGGCCTCTCCAACCCCAGTGAGGTAGAGGTCCTGCGAGAGAAAGTGTATGCATCACTGGAGACCTACTGCAAACAGAAGTACCCTGAGCAGCAGGGACG gtttgcCAAACTGCTGCTACGT
- the RXRB gene encoding retinoic acid receptor RXR-beta isoform X5, whose protein sequence is MPQGSVGRWGCEKKCIVGSRPGGGGDGPGWIPRQQRRRREPENNKPRSRSRGRLDGTGWATAGGINSTVSLPGGGSGPPEDVKPPVLGVRGLHCPPPPGGPGAGKRLCAICGDRSSGKHYGVYSCEGCKGFFKRTIRKDLTYSCRDNKDCTVDKRQRNRCQYCRYQKCLATGMKREAVQEERQRGKDKDGDGEGAGGAPEEMPVDRILEAELAVEQKSDQGVEGPGGTGGSGSSPNDPVTNICQAADKQLFTLVEWAKRIPHFSSLPLDDQVILLRAGWNELLIASFSHRSIDVRDGILLATGLHVHRNSAHSAGVGAIFDRVLTELVSKMRDMRMDKTELGCLRAIILFNPDAKGLSNPSEVEVLREKVYASLETYCKQKYPEQQGRFAKLLLRLPALRSIGLKCLEHLFFFKLIGDTPIDTFLMEMLEAPHQLA, encoded by the exons ATGCCGCAGGGCAGTGTGGGCCGGTGGGGGTGCGAAAAGAAATGCATTGTGGGGTCGCGTCCCGGTGGCGGCGGCGACGGCCCTGGCTGGATCCCgcggcagcagcggcggcggcgggagccgGAGAACAACAAACCCCGGAGCCGGAGCCGGGGGAGGCTGGACGGGACGGGATGGGCGACAGCGGGCGGG ATTAACTCAACAGTGTCGCTCCCTGGGGGTGGGTCTGGCCCCCCTGAAGATGTGAAGCCACCAGTCTTAGGGGTCCGGGGCCTGCACTGTCCACCCCCTCCaggtggccctggggctggcaaACGGCTATGTGCAATCTGCGGGGACCGAAGCTCAG GCAAACACTATGGGGTTTACAGCTGTGAGGGCTGCAAAGGCTTCTTCAAGCGCACCATCCGGAAGGACCTGACCTACTCGTGCCGGGACAACAAAGACTGTACGGTGGACAAGCGCCAGCGGAACCGCTGTCAGTACTGCCGCTATCAGAAGTGTCTGGCCACGGGCATGAAGAGGGAGG cgGTACAGGAGGAGCGTCAGCGGGGGAAGGACAaggatggggatggggagggggctggaggagccCCTGAAGAGATGCCCGTGGACAGGATCCTGGAGGCAGAGCTGGCTGTGGAGCAGAAGAGTGACCAGGGCGTTGAGGGTCCTGGGGGAACCGGGGGTAGCGGCAGCAGC CCAAATGACCCTGTGACTAACATCTGTCAGGCAGCTGACAAACAGCTATTCACGCTTGTTGAGTGGGCGAAGAGGATCCCACACTTTTCCTCCTTGCCTCTGGATGACCAGGTCATATTGCTACGGGCAG GCTGGAATGAACTCCTCATTGCCTCCTTTTCCCACCGATCCATTGATGTCCGAGATGGCATCCTCCTCGCCACAGGTCTTCACGTTCACCGCAACTCAGCCCATTCTGCAGGCGTGGGAGCCATCTTTGATCG GGTGCTGACAGAGCTAGTGTCCAAAATGCGTGACATGAGGATGGACAAGACAGAGCTTGGCTGCCTGAGGGCAATCATTCTGTTCAATCCAG ATGCCAAGGGCCTCTCCAACCCCAGTGAGGTAGAGGTCCTGCGAGAGAAAGTGTATGCATCACTGGAGACCTACTGCAAACAGAAGTACCCTGAGCAGCAGGGACG gtttgcCAAACTGCTGCTACGT
- the RXRB gene encoding retinoic acid receptor RXR-beta isoform X3, whose product MSWAARPPFLPQRHAAGQCGPVGVRKEMHCGVASRWRRRRPWLDPAAAAAAAGAGEQQTPEPEPGEAGRDGMGDSGRDSRSPDSSSPNPLPQGAPPPSPPGPPLPSSAAPSLGGSGAPPPPPMPPPPLGSPFPVISSSMGSPGLPPPAPPGFSGPVSSPQINSTVSLPGGGSGPPEDVKPPVLGVRGLHCPPPPGGPGAGKRLCAICGDRSSGKHYGVYSCEGCKGFFKRTIRKDLTYSCRDNKDCTVDKRQRNRCQYCRYQKCLATGMKREAVQEERQRGKDKDGDGEGAGGAPEEMPVDRILEAELAVEQKSDQGVEGPGGTGGSGSSPNDPVTNICQAADKQLFTLVEWAKRIPHFSSLPLDDQVILLRAGWNELLIASFSHRSIDVRDGILLATGLHVHRNSAHSAGVGAIFDRVLTELVSKMRDMRMDKTELGCLRAIILFNPDAKGLSNPSEVEVLREKVYASLETYCKQKYPEQQGRFAKLLLRLPALRSIGLKCLEHLFFFKLIGDTPIDTFLMEMLEAPHQLA is encoded by the exons ATGTCTTGGGCTGCTCGCCCGCCCTTCCTCCCCCAGCGGCATGCCGCAGGGCAGTGTGGGCCGGTGGGGGTGCGAAAAGAAATGCATTGTGGGGTCGCGTCCCGGTGGCGGCGGCGACGGCCCTGGCTGGATCCCgcggcagcagcggcggcggcgggagccgGAGAACAACAAACCCCGGAGCCGGAGCCGGGGGAGGCTGGACGGGACGGGATGGGCGACAGCGGGCGGG ACTCCCGAAGCCCAGATagttcctccccaaatccccttccCCAGGgggcccctcccccttctcctcctgggcCACCCTTACCCTCCTCAGCAGCCCCATCCCTTGGAGGCtctggggccccacccccacccccgatgCCACCACCCCCACTGGGCTCCCCCTTCCCCGTCATCAGCTCTTCCATGGGGTCCCCTGGTCTGCCCCCTCCAGCTCCCCCAGGATTCTCCGGGCCTGTCAGCAGTCCCCAG ATTAACTCAACAGTGTCGCTCCCTGGGGGTGGGTCTGGCCCCCCTGAAGATGTGAAGCCACCAGTCTTAGGGGTCCGGGGCCTGCACTGTCCACCCCCTCCaggtggccctggggctggcaaACGGCTATGTGCAATCTGCGGGGACCGAAGCTCAG GCAAACACTATGGGGTTTACAGCTGTGAGGGCTGCAAAGGCTTCTTCAAGCGCACCATCCGGAAGGACCTGACCTACTCGTGCCGGGACAACAAAGACTGTACGGTGGACAAGCGCCAGCGGAACCGCTGTCAGTACTGCCGCTATCAGAAGTGTCTGGCCACGGGCATGAAGAGGGAGG cgGTACAGGAGGAGCGTCAGCGGGGGAAGGACAaggatggggatggggagggggctggaggagccCCTGAAGAGATGCCCGTGGACAGGATCCTGGAGGCAGAGCTGGCTGTGGAGCAGAAGAGTGACCAGGGCGTTGAGGGTCCTGGGGGAACCGGGGGTAGCGGCAGCAGC CCAAATGACCCTGTGACTAACATCTGTCAGGCAGCTGACAAACAGCTATTCACGCTTGTTGAGTGGGCGAAGAGGATCCCACACTTTTCCTCCTTGCCTCTGGATGACCAGGTCATATTGCTACGGGCAG GCTGGAATGAACTCCTCATTGCCTCCTTTTCCCACCGATCCATTGATGTCCGAGATGGCATCCTCCTCGCCACAGGTCTTCACGTTCACCGCAACTCAGCCCATTCTGCAGGCGTGGGAGCCATCTTTGATCG GGTGCTGACAGAGCTAGTGTCCAAAATGCGTGACATGAGGATGGACAAGACAGAGCTTGGCTGCCTGAGGGCAATCATTCTGTTCAATCCAG ATGCCAAGGGCCTCTCCAACCCCAGTGAGGTAGAGGTCCTGCGAGAGAAAGTGTATGCATCACTGGAGACCTACTGCAAACAGAAGTACCCTGAGCAGCAGGGACG gtttgcCAAACTGCTGCTACGT
- the RXRB gene encoding retinoic acid receptor RXR-beta isoform X4 produces the protein MPQGSVGRWGCEKKCIVGSRPGGGGDGPGWIPRQQRRRREPENNKPRSRSRGRLDGTGWATAGGINSTVSLPGGGSGPPEDVKPPVLGVRGLHCPPPPGGPGAGKRLCAICGDRSSGKHYGVYSCEGCKGFFKRTIRKDLTYSCRDNKDCTVDKRQRNRCQYCRYQKCLATGMKREAVQEERQRGKDKDGDGEGAGGAPEEMPVDRILEAELAVEQKSDQGVEGPGGTGGSGSSPNDPVTNICQAADKQLFTLVEWAKRIPHFSSLPLDDQVILLRAGWNELLIASFSHRSIDVRDGILLATGLHVHRNSAHSAGVGAIFDRSLSRVLTELVSKMRDMRMDKTELGCLRAIILFNPDAKGLSNPSEVEVLREKVYASLETYCKQKYPEQQGRFAKLLLRLPALRSIGLKCLEHLFFFKLIGDTPIDTFLMEMLEAPHQLA, from the exons ATGCCGCAGGGCAGTGTGGGCCGGTGGGGGTGCGAAAAGAAATGCATTGTGGGGTCGCGTCCCGGTGGCGGCGGCGACGGCCCTGGCTGGATCCCgcggcagcagcggcggcggcgggagccgGAGAACAACAAACCCCGGAGCCGGAGCCGGGGGAGGCTGGACGGGACGGGATGGGCGACAGCGGGCGGG ATTAACTCAACAGTGTCGCTCCCTGGGGGTGGGTCTGGCCCCCCTGAAGATGTGAAGCCACCAGTCTTAGGGGTCCGGGGCCTGCACTGTCCACCCCCTCCaggtggccctggggctggcaaACGGCTATGTGCAATCTGCGGGGACCGAAGCTCAG GCAAACACTATGGGGTTTACAGCTGTGAGGGCTGCAAAGGCTTCTTCAAGCGCACCATCCGGAAGGACCTGACCTACTCGTGCCGGGACAACAAAGACTGTACGGTGGACAAGCGCCAGCGGAACCGCTGTCAGTACTGCCGCTATCAGAAGTGTCTGGCCACGGGCATGAAGAGGGAGG cgGTACAGGAGGAGCGTCAGCGGGGGAAGGACAaggatggggatggggagggggctggaggagccCCTGAAGAGATGCCCGTGGACAGGATCCTGGAGGCAGAGCTGGCTGTGGAGCAGAAGAGTGACCAGGGCGTTGAGGGTCCTGGGGGAACCGGGGGTAGCGGCAGCAGC CCAAATGACCCTGTGACTAACATCTGTCAGGCAGCTGACAAACAGCTATTCACGCTTGTTGAGTGGGCGAAGAGGATCCCACACTTTTCCTCCTTGCCTCTGGATGACCAGGTCATATTGCTACGGGCAG GCTGGAATGAACTCCTCATTGCCTCCTTTTCCCACCGATCCATTGATGTCCGAGATGGCATCCTCCTCGCCACAGGTCTTCACGTTCACCGCAACTCAGCCCATTCTGCAGGCGTGGGAGCCATCTTTGATCG GTCCCTCTCCAGGGTGCTGACAGAGCTAGTGTCCAAAATGCGTGACATGAGGATGGACAAGACAGAGCTTGGCTGCCTGAGGGCAATCATTCTGTTCAATCCAG ATGCCAAGGGCCTCTCCAACCCCAGTGAGGTAGAGGTCCTGCGAGAGAAAGTGTATGCATCACTGGAGACCTACTGCAAACAGAAGTACCCTGAGCAGCAGGGACG gtttgcCAAACTGCTGCTACGT
- the RXRB gene encoding retinoic acid receptor RXR-beta isoform X2 yields the protein MSWAARPPFLPQRHAAGQCGPVGVRKEMHCGVASRWRRRRPWLDPAAAAAAAGAGEQQTPEPEPGEAGRDGMGDSGRDSRSPDSSSPNPLPQGAPPPSPPGPPLPSSAAPSLGGSGAPPPPPMPPPPLGSPFPVISSSMGSPGLPPPAPPGFSGPVSSPQINSTVSLPGGGSGPPEDVKPPVLGVRGLHCPPPPGGPGAGKRLCAICGDRSSGKHYGVYSCEGCKGFFKRTIRKDLTYSCRDNKDCTVDKRQRNRCQYCRYQKCLATGMKREAVQEERQRGKDKDGDGEGAGGAPEEMPVDRILEAELAVEQKSDQGVEGPGGTGGSGSSPNDPVTNICQAADKQLFTLVEWAKRIPHFSSLPLDDQVILLRAGWNELLIASFSHRSIDVRDGILLATGLHVHRNSAHSAGVGAIFDRSLSRVLTELVSKMRDMRMDKTELGCLRAIILFNPDAKGLSNPSEVEVLREKVYASLETYCKQKYPEQQGRFAKLLLRLPALRSIGLKCLEHLFFFKLIGDTPIDTFLMEMLEAPHQLA from the exons ATGTCTTGGGCTGCTCGCCCGCCCTTCCTCCCCCAGCGGCATGCCGCAGGGCAGTGTGGGCCGGTGGGGGTGCGAAAAGAAATGCATTGTGGGGTCGCGTCCCGGTGGCGGCGGCGACGGCCCTGGCTGGATCCCgcggcagcagcggcggcggcgggagccgGAGAACAACAAACCCCGGAGCCGGAGCCGGGGGAGGCTGGACGGGACGGGATGGGCGACAGCGGGCGGG ACTCCCGAAGCCCAGATagttcctccccaaatccccttccCCAGGgggcccctcccccttctcctcctgggcCACCCTTACCCTCCTCAGCAGCCCCATCCCTTGGAGGCtctggggccccacccccacccccgatgCCACCACCCCCACTGGGCTCCCCCTTCCCCGTCATCAGCTCTTCCATGGGGTCCCCTGGTCTGCCCCCTCCAGCTCCCCCAGGATTCTCCGGGCCTGTCAGCAGTCCCCAG ATTAACTCAACAGTGTCGCTCCCTGGGGGTGGGTCTGGCCCCCCTGAAGATGTGAAGCCACCAGTCTTAGGGGTCCGGGGCCTGCACTGTCCACCCCCTCCaggtggccctggggctggcaaACGGCTATGTGCAATCTGCGGGGACCGAAGCTCAG GCAAACACTATGGGGTTTACAGCTGTGAGGGCTGCAAAGGCTTCTTCAAGCGCACCATCCGGAAGGACCTGACCTACTCGTGCCGGGACAACAAAGACTGTACGGTGGACAAGCGCCAGCGGAACCGCTGTCAGTACTGCCGCTATCAGAAGTGTCTGGCCACGGGCATGAAGAGGGAGG cgGTACAGGAGGAGCGTCAGCGGGGGAAGGACAaggatggggatggggagggggctggaggagccCCTGAAGAGATGCCCGTGGACAGGATCCTGGAGGCAGAGCTGGCTGTGGAGCAGAAGAGTGACCAGGGCGTTGAGGGTCCTGGGGGAACCGGGGGTAGCGGCAGCAGC CCAAATGACCCTGTGACTAACATCTGTCAGGCAGCTGACAAACAGCTATTCACGCTTGTTGAGTGGGCGAAGAGGATCCCACACTTTTCCTCCTTGCCTCTGGATGACCAGGTCATATTGCTACGGGCAG GCTGGAATGAACTCCTCATTGCCTCCTTTTCCCACCGATCCATTGATGTCCGAGATGGCATCCTCCTCGCCACAGGTCTTCACGTTCACCGCAACTCAGCCCATTCTGCAGGCGTGGGAGCCATCTTTGATCG GTCCCTCTCCAGGGTGCTGACAGAGCTAGTGTCCAAAATGCGTGACATGAGGATGGACAAGACAGAGCTTGGCTGCCTGAGGGCAATCATTCTGTTCAATCCAG ATGCCAAGGGCCTCTCCAACCCCAGTGAGGTAGAGGTCCTGCGAGAGAAAGTGTATGCATCACTGGAGACCTACTGCAAACAGAAGTACCCTGAGCAGCAGGGACG gtttgcCAAACTGCTGCTACGT